From a single Lentisphaera profundi genomic region:
- the mqnE gene encoding aminofutalosine synthase MqnE → MNNIQEIYEKVKRRERISEEDALRLYEEGELEVLQQLAHQIRIDKHDDKAFYNRNIHFEPTNKCVYACKFCSFARKPKSTAEEGVWDFGTEELKVQLDKYPVGALSEVHITGGVHPDRGVDFGEELVSFIKKERPEIHVKAFTAVEITWMAKLSKLSVAETLKKLKKAGLDSLPGGGAEIFDSAIRRKIAGGKAPADRWLEVHREAHRVGLSSNATMLYGHIEDYSHRVDHMSRLRQLQDETGGFNSFIPLRYRNENNSMSNLKEVSLEEDMRNFAVARIFLDNIPHLKAYWVMLGVEEAFKALDYGVDDMDGTVDDSTKIYSMAGSIENPSLSREYLTSRIADRGFRAIERNSVYEEI, encoded by the coding sequence GTGAATAATATTCAAGAGATTTACGAGAAAGTAAAAAGACGTGAAAGGATTAGCGAAGAGGACGCACTTCGATTGTACGAAGAGGGCGAGCTAGAAGTATTGCAGCAACTAGCACATCAAATCCGTATTGATAAGCATGATGACAAAGCATTCTACAATAGAAATATTCATTTTGAGCCTACCAATAAATGTGTCTACGCCTGTAAATTTTGTAGTTTTGCGAGAAAGCCTAAATCGACAGCAGAAGAAGGCGTTTGGGATTTTGGTACAGAAGAACTGAAGGTTCAGCTCGACAAATATCCCGTAGGAGCTTTGAGTGAAGTTCATATTACGGGAGGGGTACATCCCGATCGTGGGGTTGACTTCGGTGAAGAGCTAGTTTCTTTTATAAAGAAAGAGCGACCAGAAATTCACGTTAAAGCATTTACCGCAGTGGAAATCACCTGGATGGCAAAATTGAGTAAGCTTAGCGTCGCTGAAACTCTTAAGAAACTTAAAAAAGCGGGCTTAGATTCATTGCCAGGCGGCGGAGCCGAAATTTTTGATTCTGCTATTCGTCGAAAAATTGCAGGTGGTAAAGCTCCTGCCGATCGTTGGCTTGAAGTTCATAGAGAAGCGCATCGTGTCGGTCTCTCTTCAAATGCGACAATGCTCTATGGGCATATAGAAGACTATAGTCATCGGGTTGATCACATGTCGCGTTTACGCCAGCTACAAGATGAAACGGGGGGCTTTAATTCTTTTATACCCTTACGCTATCGCAATGAGAATAATAGCATGAGCAATCTTAAAGAAGTGAGCCTAGAGGAAGATATGAGGAATTTTGCCGTAGCTCGTATTTTCTTAGACAATATCCCCCATCTTAAAGCATATTGGGTTATGCTCGGAGTAGAGGAAGCTTTCAAGGCTTTGGATTATGGCGTGGACGATATGGATGGCACAGTGGATGATAGTACAAAGATCTATTCAATGGCCGGTTCAATTGAGAATCCAAGCTTAAGTCGCGAATATTTGACTTCTAGAATTGCTGATAGGGGCTTCAGAGCAATCGAAAGAAACTCGGTATACGAAGAAATTTAA
- the hflC gene encoding protease modulator HflC — MEQKKKKNPIPMIAVLLVAVVFLGSSVCRQVSENEYLIITRFGKVNRIAEPGLTFKLPYPIENSISLEKRLNTYERPLTQTSLKNARSLMVSMYCIWRISDAETFLRTVNTNSEAQNNILPNIIGSASGSIFSRYDLNDVITTDGKSHKLSEIESKIASEAKSNAEQYGIDLVSVGVRHLGLPPNKTQQSLIERMRQEREVEAQKYIIKGETEAQKIISEGKAEGRKIRDTALAEAERIRAEGEMEAAQYYAVFNKAPELASFLLKLEALKSALADGKTALILDVNTKPFDLLNDGAINVLGEGAR, encoded by the coding sequence ATGGAACAAAAAAAGAAAAAGAATCCTATCCCTATGATTGCAGTTTTATTAGTTGCAGTTGTTTTTCTAGGATCATCAGTTTGTCGCCAAGTATCTGAAAATGAATACTTGATTATCACTCGTTTTGGGAAAGTAAATAGAATTGCGGAACCAGGACTTACCTTTAAATTGCCCTATCCAATTGAGAATAGTATTTCTTTAGAGAAGCGATTGAATACATATGAGCGGCCACTCACTCAAACAAGCTTGAAAAACGCGAGAAGTTTAATGGTTTCTATGTATTGCATTTGGAGGATTTCGGATGCGGAAACATTCTTGAGAACTGTAAATACTAATTCGGAAGCACAAAATAACATACTCCCTAATATTATTGGTTCTGCGAGTGGCTCAATATTTTCCCGCTATGATTTAAATGATGTGATCACCACAGATGGAAAATCGCATAAATTGAGTGAGATTGAAAGTAAAATTGCCAGTGAAGCAAAGAGTAATGCTGAACAATACGGCATTGATTTAGTAAGTGTGGGGGTACGTCATTTAGGTTTGCCACCAAACAAAACTCAGCAGTCGCTAATCGAAAGAATGCGTCAAGAGCGTGAAGTCGAGGCTCAAAAGTACATTATCAAAGGTGAAACTGAAGCGCAAAAAATCATTAGTGAAGGTAAGGCTGAAGGACGTAAGATTCGCGATACAGCTTTAGCGGAAGCTGAGAGAATTCGTGCAGAAGGTGAAATGGAAGCGGCACAATATTATGCGGTGTTTAATAAAGCTCCAGAATTAGCGAGCTTTTTACTTAAACTCGAAGCTCTTAAATCTGCTTTAGCAGATGGAAAAACGGCTTTAATTCTCGATGTCAATACAAAGCCATTTGATTTGCTCAATGACGGGGCGATCAATGTTTTAGGTGAAGGAGCTCGCTAA
- a CDS encoding heavy metal translocating P-type ATPase — MRPLDNSQLFHDKHDHDHQEGSDCCGDGHSHAHVSGPVVMLGGALLLSSYIADSIFGEGSFHGQLTALVSALLLGIPIVKSAIIDVIKGRYFMNELVALALLAAFIGEDFRTAAAVAFFMLIAIAIEHRTAAGAHESIEEIIRLTPRKAKRLREDASEEEVDALDLALGDRIVVRPGDAFPADGELVKGSTSVNQASITGESLPVDCEVGAEIFAGTQNLSGLVHVKVTRIGSDTTLGKVRNLIEQAENAKLPVMRMIDRYTAYYLPTIMMIAAAVYFFSGFDMDRVVATLVVACPCALVVATPSALVASVAACARLGLLIKDVSVLELAAKVNSVVFDKTGTLTCGDLAVVKLKPREGIEPADLLKAAVVAESSSNHPAARAILRLASDAGVELPKDVECQEVPGRGVEARLGDQLIRVGRRSWLEESGVDCSAIIVNPEETKGRSVVYVADGEKVLGWIGLSDTLRKQAPIAINSLKKLGIEDLNMVTGDSDSVAVKVAKEVALNRVSSECLPHEKVEYVERLKSEGKIVAVVGDGVNDAPALAAGHVSIAMGVSGADIAVNSASVALMNNDLRRVPFFIKLAKTNASVMMQNLFIGLISIVGGLVLSTLGILDGVNAAIIHTISTLIIIANSARLVRQGENIEESETAEVS, encoded by the coding sequence ATGAGACCATTAGATAATTCCCAATTGTTCCACGATAAGCATGATCACGATCATCAAGAGGGATCGGATTGTTGTGGCGATGGCCATTCCCATGCACATGTAAGTGGGCCAGTGGTGATGCTCGGTGGAGCCTTGTTACTGAGCTCTTATATAGCAGATTCAATCTTTGGTGAAGGCTCTTTTCATGGGCAATTAACGGCTTTGGTATCAGCACTTTTATTAGGGATTCCCATCGTCAAGTCAGCCATTATTGATGTGATTAAAGGACGCTACTTCATGAATGAATTAGTAGCCTTAGCTTTACTCGCGGCATTTATAGGTGAAGATTTCAGAACGGCTGCTGCCGTCGCATTTTTCATGCTGATTGCCATTGCGATTGAGCACAGAACTGCTGCGGGAGCTCATGAATCAATTGAAGAAATTATTCGTTTAACTCCTCGCAAAGCTAAGAGACTTAGAGAAGATGCTTCTGAAGAAGAAGTTGATGCATTAGACTTGGCCTTAGGTGATAGAATCGTAGTAAGACCTGGTGATGCCTTTCCAGCTGATGGTGAATTAGTGAAGGGCTCGACAAGTGTTAATCAAGCATCGATTACCGGGGAATCGCTTCCTGTGGACTGTGAAGTGGGAGCAGAGATTTTTGCAGGTACTCAAAACTTAAGTGGCCTTGTTCATGTTAAAGTAACGCGCATTGGTAGTGACACGACTCTGGGTAAAGTAAGAAACCTGATTGAACAAGCGGAAAATGCTAAATTACCAGTGATGCGCATGATTGACCGTTACACAGCTTATTATTTGCCGACAATTATGATGATAGCGGCAGCCGTTTATTTCTTTAGTGGTTTTGATATGGATCGTGTCGTGGCAACCCTAGTGGTGGCCTGTCCTTGTGCTTTAGTAGTTGCAACTCCATCTGCATTGGTAGCATCCGTGGCAGCTTGTGCTCGTTTAGGTCTCCTTATTAAAGATGTAAGTGTGTTGGAATTAGCGGCAAAAGTTAACTCAGTGGTATTTGATAAGACTGGAACACTCACTTGTGGTGATTTAGCCGTGGTGAAACTCAAGCCTAGAGAAGGGATTGAACCAGCAGATTTATTAAAGGCGGCTGTTGTCGCTGAAAGCTCATCAAATCACCCTGCGGCTCGTGCGATTTTGCGTTTGGCAAGTGATGCTGGAGTAGAATTGCCAAAAGATGTCGAGTGTCAAGAAGTTCCAGGCAGAGGTGTTGAAGCTAGACTAGGGGATCAATTAATACGAGTTGGACGTCGTTCTTGGCTAGAGGAATCTGGTGTGGATTGCAGCGCTATTATAGTTAACCCCGAAGAAACTAAAGGTCGCAGTGTCGTTTATGTAGCCGATGGAGAAAAAGTTTTAGGTTGGATTGGTTTAAGTGATACGCTGCGTAAACAAGCACCGATCGCCATTAATTCTTTAAAGAAACTAGGTATCGAAGACTTAAATATGGTGACGGGTGATAGCGATTCTGTTGCAGTTAAAGTTGCCAAAGAAGTGGCTCTCAATAGAGTGAGTTCAGAATGTTTACCACACGAAAAAGTTGAGTACGTAGAACGCCTAAAATCAGAAGGTAAAATTGTAGCGGTAGTTGGTGATGGTGTCAATGATGCTCCTGCTCTAGCAGCGGGTCATGTAAGCATTGCTATGGGCGTTTCTGGTGCGGATATTGCAGTTAATAGTGCCTCAGTAGCCTTAATGAATAATGATTTACGTCGAGTTCCCTTCTTTATTAAATTGGCAAAGACAAATGCTTCCGTAATGATGCAAAATCTCTTCATTGGTTTAATATCAATTGTTGGCGGATTAGTCTTATCAACATTAGGTATTTTAGATGGTGTCAATGCAGCTATTATTCACACAATTTCAACTTTAATCATCATTGCGAACTCAGCAAGATTAGTACGCCAGGGTGAGAATATCGAAGAAAGTGAAACTGCGGAGGTTAGCTAA
- a CDS encoding prepilin-type N-terminal cleavage/methylation domain-containing protein, which yields MKKVKKSFTLIEMMMVLGIIAILFGIGTAVFTIATGKSEIAKAKSDVAQLTAAVEMYYDRWGQYPDSKDGGTDINEEFHFGEWLSKVAPIATLNNGWTGKRPMFIKFKEQGFEVSDEDYDAETVTTGVVVSDPWGTPYGYSIDATGAFIVYSVGTYEVDGALAADLTNSGWEFSDASNTYSSEDAQKVGIISSHLK from the coding sequence ATGAAAAAAGTAAAAAAATCTTTTACGCTGATTGAGATGATGATGGTTTTAGGTATTATTGCTATTTTATTTGGCATTGGTACGGCAGTATTTACAATAGCCACAGGCAAATCGGAAATTGCCAAGGCCAAGAGTGACGTGGCGCAATTGACTGCTGCAGTGGAAATGTATTATGATCGCTGGGGTCAGTATCCTGATTCTAAGGATGGTGGAACGGATATAAATGAAGAGTTTCACTTTGGAGAATGGCTATCAAAGGTGGCGCCTATTGCGACTTTAAATAATGGTTGGACAGGAAAGCGACCTATGTTCATTAAATTCAAAGAGCAGGGCTTCGAGGTGAGTGACGAAGATTATGATGCCGAAACAGTGACCACGGGTGTTGTCGTCAGCGATCCATGGGGAACGCCTTATGGATATTCAATTGATGCAACGGGTGCATTTATTGTATATTCGGTAGGAACTTATGAAGTCGATGGTGCATTGGCAGCGGATTTAACTAATTCGGGCTGGGAGTTTAGTGATGCTAGTAATACGTATAGTTCAGAAGATGCACAAAAAGTAGGCATTATATCTAGTCACTTAAAGTAG
- a CDS encoding pentapeptide repeat-containing protein → MLHRLLLQLHERLLLRLCSCHFLLQRRRHDHHLQRRRHDHHLRRGRHGRHLRRGRHGHLNCHLNCHLNCHLNCCLSHCCLSHCRLSHCLLSHCRLSHCLLSHCRLSHCRLSHCRLSHCRLSHCCRLRQKALSSHNL, encoded by the coding sequence TTGCTTCATCGACTGCTTCTTCAGCTTCATGAACGGCTTCTTCTTCGCTTATGCAGCTGTCACTTCCTTCTTCAGCGTCGTCGTCATGACCATCATCTTCAGCGTCGTCGTCATGACCATCATCTTCGGCGTGGTCGTCATGGTCGTCATCTTCGGCGTGGTCGTCATGGTCATCTGAATTGTCATCTGAATTGTCATCTGAATTGTCATCTGAATTGTTGTCTGAGCCATTGTTGTCTGAGCCATTGTCGTCTGAGCCATTGTCTTCTGAGCCATTGTCGTCTGAGCCATTGTCTTCTGAGCCATTGTCGTCTGAGCCATTGTCGTCTGAGCCATTGTCGTCTGAGCCATTGTCGTCTGAGCCATTGTTGTCGTCTTCGTCAGAAAGCGCTGTCCAGTCATAATCTTTAA
- a CDS encoding ABC transporter ATP-binding protein, with product MSETVVEVSNLNKVFKDFWGRPKAKAVNGLNFEIKKGQVFGLLGPNGSGKSTTIKMLLGLLFPTVGSVKIFGEKPSDLEVKKRIGYLPEETTLYRYLNPEEILDFYASLFKIPKAERKKRVDQLIEMVGLEHARKRPVGEFSKGMARRIGLAQALINDPDLIILDEPTSGLDPVGCREVKDLIRLLAKRGKTVVLSSHLLADVEDIVDNVIVMYGGHARSSGRLESLLQESDKQTLTFETKDDALVEKIRLFVSKELGEELEVEHPKRSLEEMFLQVINEAKQDSISTYGAEYSGKVAAYLQEEEVGDVLEKLSQADVMEDLAPVVEVEVKKEVLQEVMQEEILDETPVMSTEEQGEEKKEEINDKLSNLL from the coding sequence ATGAGTGAAACTGTAGTTGAAGTCAGTAATCTTAATAAAGTTTTCAAAGATTTCTGGGGTAGGCCCAAAGCTAAAGCCGTGAATGGTTTAAATTTCGAGATTAAAAAAGGTCAGGTATTTGGACTCTTAGGCCCAAATGGATCGGGTAAATCCACGACTATTAAGATGCTTTTAGGTTTACTCTTTCCAACCGTGGGCAGCGTTAAAATTTTTGGTGAAAAACCAAGTGATTTAGAAGTAAAAAAAAGAATTGGTTACCTTCCCGAGGAAACCACACTATATCGCTATTTAAATCCTGAAGAGATTCTTGATTTCTATGCTTCATTATTTAAAATCCCCAAAGCAGAACGAAAAAAACGTGTTGATCAACTCATCGAGATGGTGGGCTTAGAGCATGCACGGAAACGTCCTGTAGGAGAATTCTCAAAGGGAATGGCACGCCGCATAGGTTTGGCACAGGCTTTAATTAATGATCCCGATTTAATCATTTTAGATGAACCTACTTCAGGTTTAGACCCAGTAGGTTGTCGTGAAGTCAAAGACTTGATTCGCTTGTTAGCGAAAAGAGGAAAAACTGTTGTGTTGAGTAGTCATCTATTAGCAGATGTCGAAGATATAGTAGACAATGTCATTGTTATGTATGGTGGACACGCTCGCTCCAGTGGCCGCTTAGAATCTCTGCTTCAAGAAAGTGATAAGCAAACTTTAACATTTGAAACAAAAGATGATGCTCTGGTAGAAAAGATTCGCCTGTTTGTATCGAAAGAACTTGGCGAAGAACTTGAGGTAGAGCACCCCAAGCGCTCTTTAGAAGAAATGTTTCTACAAGTTATTAACGAAGCTAAGCAAGATAGTATTAGCACATACGGCGCTGAATATAGTGGCAAAGTAGCGGCTTATTTACAAGAGGAAGAAGTGGGAGATGTACTGGAGAAACTAAGTCAGGCCGACGTCATGGAAGACCTTGCTCCGGTAGTAGAAGTTGAGGTCAAGAAAGAAGTTTTACAGGAAGTTATGCAAGAGGAAATTCTTGATGAAACTCCGGTCATGAGTACTGAAGAACAGGGTGAAGAAAAGAAAGAAGAGATTAACGATAAACTCTCTAACTTACTTTAA
- a CDS encoding acyl-CoA thioesterase: protein MVNAEISYRVPYADTDQMGVVYYANFFVYFERVRNELLRNMGLPYTLLESDGLMLPVASANCDYKMPAKYDDELLIKASITELKGCRMLVTNEVYNQNGDLLVIGGTTHCFVSSDTRRPVKIPTQVLTLFNNYEEKN, encoded by the coding sequence ATGGTTAATGCTGAGATTAGCTATAGGGTTCCTTATGCAGATACAGATCAAATGGGAGTCGTGTACTACGCCAACTTTTTTGTCTACTTTGAGCGAGTGCGCAATGAGCTTTTGAGAAACATGGGTTTGCCCTATACACTTTTGGAGTCAGATGGTTTAATGTTACCTGTAGCGTCAGCAAATTGTGATTACAAAATGCCTGCTAAATATGATGATGAGCTTCTTATAAAAGCAAGTATTACTGAATTGAAGGGCTGTCGGATGTTGGTGACAAATGAGGTGTATAATCAAAATGGCGACCTTTTAGTAATAGGCGGAACAACTCATTGTTTTGTGAGTTCAGATACCCGTCGTCCGGTGAAAATACCTACGCAAGTCTTGACACTATTCAATAATTATGAGGAGAAGAACTAA
- the cmk gene encoding (d)CMP kinase: protein MAEIAQITLDGPAASGKSSAAQGLAKELNAYFVNTGDMYRALTSVVLSKGIDPETQPEEIEKILPEQDIRYVSGEGLELLLQINGQLAQASQVRSPEVAAKVSLVAKVPAVRQWLVKRQRQSAELGLIVMEGRDIGTVVFPEAKFKFYVSASPLVRAQRRLVQEGEVSEGATVEKVAAEIAKRDEMDMNRAVSPLKPAEDAIKVDTSDLPLEEVISLMATIVRKGLS, encoded by the coding sequence ATGGCTGAAATTGCTCAAATCACATTAGATGGTCCAGCTGCATCGGGTAAAAGCTCAGCAGCGCAAGGACTTGCCAAAGAACTCAATGCATATTTTGTTAATACAGGAGACATGTATCGAGCATTAACCTCAGTCGTTTTGTCAAAAGGGATAGACCCAGAGACTCAGCCTGAAGAGATTGAAAAAATTCTCCCCGAACAAGATATTCGTTATGTCTCAGGTGAAGGACTAGAGCTATTATTACAAATAAACGGTCAGCTTGCTCAAGCTTCTCAGGTACGCTCACCTGAGGTTGCTGCAAAAGTTAGTTTAGTAGCAAAAGTGCCAGCAGTGCGTCAGTGGTTGGTGAAAAGACAGCGTCAGTCAGCAGAATTAGGTTTGATTGTTATGGAAGGACGAGATATTGGAACGGTGGTTTTTCCAGAGGCTAAATTCAAATTTTATGTGAGTGCATCACCACTGGTACGTGCACAGAGACGTTTAGTTCAAGAAGGAGAAGTTTCTGAAGGTGCGACAGTAGAAAAGGTAGCTGCGGAAATAGCAAAGCGAGATGAGATGGATATGAATCGTGCTGTGTCTCCCTTGAAGCCAGCGGAAGATGCGATCAAGGTGGACACCTCTGATTTACCACTAGAAGAAGTTATTAGCTTGATGGCTACAATTGTTCGTAAAGGTTTAAGTTAG
- the hflK gene encoding protease modulator HflK: MNSKEKFSKVHFVSLLASLTALILTASLYALKLWYPIEIFSSLIYLGVFTILVGLIAWQSNSLEFKIMRFSDQAKKISGDALFEEEEGTDLAFARRSLIFFERYVVSIFAFAVGIGTLVGLYYFWSKLDIGLVDGLDKRSSNAAAMMMGLASGYFIFASYAGGVSRDVNSSKLRALSGWFYCAAIMLFLLGIFEIMSALNLFDYRKQINYVFIVVLGALALEMVLGVIMESFRPRHSEDERAFLLESRLLTVMTSPGGMVSNIVHVIEYQTGIRVSENSFTLVFKKVLGPIVLVQVLWIYMLTTMVEIKPGYAGIRESFGKVSRDTQGEVIQLQPGLNFKLPWPLGKISIYNVDKLSTFTVGQVKTSSSALGEPPMEEDEYKISNEDKVHVWGRKSHGAHDEGYEDFNYLASDGAKSGNVNSESTKNMLTIKIPVHYQVKDIYKYLYNYKEPQLVLQSLAEQELVSYIGQTDYRSFMGSNRTEASDHLKKIIQDKADKSNLGVNVVFLEIEASHPPVDTVLSHDRVMGAGFESDAKIFKAQTKAKREISSAESYKKQMLEEAKTEKIQRIAFARAQSERFRIQERIYDKSPDIFKLVSYLDFIERDLNGVPKYIFNSPKAAKNIIINFENNKNIGLLKSLSVDED; this comes from the coding sequence ATGAACAGTAAAGAGAAATTCTCAAAAGTTCACTTTGTTTCATTGCTCGCTAGCTTAACGGCACTCATTCTCACAGCATCTTTGTATGCCTTAAAGCTGTGGTATCCCATAGAGATTTTTTCAAGTCTTATTTATCTGGGCGTATTCACTATACTGGTGGGGCTTATCGCATGGCAGAGCAATAGCTTAGAGTTCAAAATAATGCGTTTTAGCGATCAAGCTAAAAAAATATCTGGTGATGCACTTTTTGAAGAAGAAGAAGGGACTGACCTAGCCTTTGCTAGAAGGTCACTGATTTTTTTTGAACGTTACGTCGTTTCAATATTTGCTTTTGCAGTGGGTATTGGTACCCTGGTAGGATTGTACTACTTTTGGTCAAAGCTTGATATTGGCTTAGTCGATGGTTTAGATAAGAGAAGCTCAAATGCAGCGGCCATGATGATGGGCTTAGCTTCGGGTTACTTTATATTTGCTTCCTACGCAGGTGGAGTTTCTCGCGATGTGAATAGTTCGAAATTACGAGCCTTGTCTGGCTGGTTTTACTGTGCGGCCATTATGCTGTTTTTATTAGGCATTTTTGAAATCATGTCAGCCTTAAATCTATTTGATTATCGTAAACAAATTAATTATGTTTTTATAGTTGTCTTAGGAGCTTTAGCTCTAGAAATGGTCCTAGGTGTGATCATGGAATCATTCCGTCCACGTCACAGCGAAGATGAAAGAGCTTTTTTACTAGAAAGTCGTCTGCTTACAGTGATGACGAGTCCAGGTGGAATGGTATCAAACATCGTTCATGTGATCGAATACCAAACAGGTATACGCGTATCAGAGAATAGCTTCACTTTAGTTTTCAAAAAGGTGTTGGGGCCAATTGTACTTGTGCAGGTCTTATGGATATATATGCTTACGACAATGGTTGAGATTAAACCTGGCTATGCAGGGATACGAGAAAGCTTTGGCAAAGTAAGTCGAGATACTCAAGGAGAAGTTATTCAACTTCAACCAGGCTTGAACTTTAAGTTGCCATGGCCTTTGGGAAAAATTTCTATTTATAATGTTGATAAATTAAGTACTTTTACTGTAGGACAAGTTAAAACATCATCATCTGCTCTAGGTGAGCCACCGATGGAAGAAGATGAATATAAAATTTCTAATGAAGATAAAGTTCATGTTTGGGGTAGGAAATCTCATGGTGCTCATGACGAAGGTTATGAAGATTTTAATTACTTGGCCTCTGACGGAGCTAAGTCTGGGAATGTAAATAGTGAATCAACGAAAAATATGTTGACGATTAAGATCCCCGTACATTATCAGGTTAAGGATATTTATAAGTATCTATATAACTACAAGGAACCGCAATTAGTTCTTCAATCTTTAGCAGAGCAAGAGCTAGTTTCCTATATTGGTCAGACTGATTATCGTAGCTTCATGGGAAGTAATCGAACAGAAGCCTCTGATCATTTAAAGAAAATTATTCAAGATAAAGCTGATAAAAGTAATTTAGGAGTGAATGTCGTCTTCCTTGAGATAGAAGCCTCACACCCGCCTGTTGATACAGTATTAAGTCATGACCGAGTTATGGGTGCGGGCTTTGAAAGTGATGCAAAAATATTTAAAGCACAAACAAAAGCCAAACGTGAAATTAGTTCAGCCGAGAGTTATAAGAAGCAAATGCTTGAAGAAGCCAAGACTGAGAAGATACAGCGTATCGCCTTTGCTCGAGCCCAATCAGAACGTTTTAGGATTCAAGAAAGAATTTATGATAAGTCGCCCGATATTTTCAAATTGGTTTCTTATTTAGATTTTATTGAGCGCGACCTAAATGGCGTGCCAAAATACATTTTTAATTCGCCAAAAGCTGCGAAGAATATCATTATAAATTTTGAAAATAATAAAAACATTGGCTTACTTAAAAGCCTGAGTGTAGACGAGGATTAA